A single genomic interval of Cucumis sativus cultivar 9930 chromosome 5, Cucumber_9930_V3, whole genome shotgun sequence harbors:
- the LOC101203043 gene encoding MLP-like protein 328: MSLGGKLVSELPVNASAEKCYKIFKDNCKHMPNITPKFIQQVDVHDGDWDTHGHGSIKIWNYFADGKPEVLKEQVEFDDVNRKVTLIGLEGSAFKYYKKFIPIYQFVPKGDDPNHCLAILTIEYEKLNHSSPYPYKYIEIMNGMTKDMESHLK; this comes from the exons ATGTCTCTTGGTGGGAAACTTGTGAGTGAATTACCAGTAAATGCATCTGCAGAAAAATGCTACAAAATCTTCAAAGATAACTGTAAGCATATGCCAAATATTACACCAAAATTCATTCAACAAGTCGATGTTCATGATGGTGATTGGGACACTCATGGTCATGGCTCTATCAAAATTTGGAACTACTTTGCTG ATGGTAAACCCGAGGTTTTGAAAGAGCAAGTGGAATTTGATGATGTGAATCGAAAAGTAACACTAATTGGATTAGAGGGAAGTGCATTCAAGTACTATAAAAAGTTCATCCCAATTTATCAGTTTGTGCCAAAAGGTGATGATCCCAATCATTGCTTGGCCATTCTAACCATAGAATATGAGAAACTCAATCACAGCTCTCCTTATCCATACAAATACATTGAGATCATGAATGGCATGACCAAAGACATGGAATCTCACCTTAAATGA
- the LOC105435404 gene encoding MLP-like protein 328, translated as MSLGGKLVSELPINASAEKCYKIFKDNCKHMPNITPKFIQQVDVHDGDWDTHGHGSIKIWNYFADGKPEVLKEQVEFDDVNGKVTLIGLEGSAFKYYKKFIPIYQFVPKGDDPNHCLAILTIEYEKLNHSSPYPYKYIEIMNGITKDMESHLK; from the exons ATGTCTCTTGGTGGGAAACTTGTGAGTGAATTACCAATAAATGCATCTGCAGAAAAATGCTACAAAATCTTCAAAGATAACTGTAAGCATATGCCAAATATTACACCAAAATTCATTCAACAAGTTGATGTTCATGATGGTGATTGGGACACTCATGGTCATGGCTCTATCAAAATTTGGAACTACTTTGCCG ATGGTAAACCGGAGGTTTTGAAAGAGCAAGTGGAATTTGATGATGTGAATGGAAAAGTAACACTGATTGGATTAGAAGGAAGTGCATTCAAGTactataaaaaattcatccCAATTTATCAGTTTGTGCCAAAAGGTGATGATCCCAACCATTGCTTGGCCATTCTAACCATAGAATATGAGAAACTCAATCACAGCTCTCCTTATCCATACAAATACATTGAGATCATGAATGGCATAACCAAAGACATGGAATCTCACCTTAAATGA